One genomic window of Cupriavidus sp. P-10 includes the following:
- a CDS encoding dihydrodipicolinate synthase family protein has translation MTDRIRGALAPVLTPFNNRLEPDTERFIAHCRWLVDKGAGLAVFGTNSEAASLSVDERIALTDELLAAGIPPRKLMPGTGACAVSDAVTLSRHAVKNGAAGVLMLPPFYFKNVPDAGLFAYYSEVIERIGDDRLKVYLYHIPQFTAAPITLNLIEMLRKRYPETVVGAKDSSGDWENTRAMIDHFAADGFDVFPASESLLTKGLSSGAAGCISATVNMNPHGTVQLYEGWNSPQGEALQVNADVIRKVFQSAPMIPAMKRVVAEFSGHASWSTVRPPLIALDSATTASLLAQLRQADFTMSGYPRAT, from the coding sequence ATGACAGACCGCATTCGCGGCGCACTTGCGCCGGTCCTTACTCCATTCAACAATCGCCTCGAACCAGATACCGAGCGGTTTATCGCGCACTGCCGCTGGCTGGTGGACAAGGGTGCTGGGCTCGCCGTGTTCGGCACCAATTCGGAGGCAGCGTCGCTGTCCGTGGACGAACGTATCGCGCTAACCGACGAACTTCTGGCAGCCGGCATCCCGCCCCGCAAGCTCATGCCCGGCACAGGGGCGTGCGCGGTGTCGGACGCGGTCACATTGAGCCGCCACGCGGTGAAGAATGGCGCCGCAGGTGTCCTGATGCTGCCGCCGTTCTACTTCAAGAATGTTCCCGACGCGGGTCTCTTTGCCTACTACTCGGAAGTCATCGAGCGTATCGGCGATGATCGCTTGAAGGTGTACCTGTACCACATTCCCCAGTTTACGGCGGCACCCATCACCCTGAACTTGATCGAGATGCTGCGCAAACGCTATCCAGAAACGGTGGTGGGCGCCAAGGACTCGTCTGGCGATTGGGAGAACACGCGCGCCATGATCGACCACTTCGCGGCCGATGGGTTCGACGTCTTTCCGGCGAGCGAATCGCTTCTGACGAAGGGGCTGAGCAGCGGTGCTGCGGGTTGCATCAGCGCGACCGTAAACATGAATCCACATGGCACTGTGCAACTCTACGAGGGATGGAACTCGCCGCAAGGGGAAGCGTTGCAAGTCAATGCGGACGTCATTCGCAAGGTGTTCCAATCCGCGCCGATGATTCCGGCAATGAAGCGTGTAGTTGCTGAATTTTCGGGACATGCGAGCTGGAGCACGGTGCGCCCGCCGTTGATCGCGCTTGATAGCGCTACCACAGCGAGCTTGCTCGCGCAGCTCCGCCAAGCAGATTTCACCATGTCCGGATACCCGCGCGCTACATGA
- a CDS encoding LysR substrate-binding domain-containing protein encodes MDVRYIQSFVSVVEFGSLAEAGRRLDLTPAAVAARIHALEDEIGAKLITRVGRVVKPTEMGVVFLERAKPVLRDLRELRSIASSGLAVGEMRLGVFVSAMVSVLPPVLKRLYAKYPELKIFVKVGSSIELSNLVSQGDLDAAIVVEPQFAIGKGCEWKALIEEELIVVAPSSLGNRDAHDLLRNEPFIRYDRSVLGGQLADRYLRDHGIRPNQRLEIDGLLAIAALVEQELGVGLVPDWSPLWSRNMAIARVPLPDRPPVRKVGIVWSEYGARAVMARELMIEAKAVFAQ; translated from the coding sequence ATGGATGTGCGCTATATCCAGAGTTTTGTGAGCGTGGTTGAGTTCGGGTCCTTGGCCGAGGCTGGTCGACGCCTGGATCTAACGCCGGCTGCAGTAGCCGCCCGTATTCACGCGCTGGAAGATGAGATTGGGGCCAAGCTGATTACGCGCGTCGGACGCGTCGTCAAGCCTACGGAAATGGGGGTGGTTTTTCTCGAGCGCGCAAAGCCGGTCTTGAGAGACCTCAGGGAACTGCGATCGATTGCAAGCTCAGGGCTTGCCGTCGGAGAGATGCGGCTTGGCGTGTTCGTATCTGCCATGGTGAGCGTGCTGCCACCCGTGTTGAAGCGGCTCTACGCCAAGTATCCCGAGCTGAAGATCTTCGTCAAGGTGGGTTCCTCCATCGAACTGTCCAACCTGGTCAGCCAAGGAGACCTCGATGCCGCCATCGTCGTCGAACCCCAGTTCGCAATCGGCAAGGGCTGCGAATGGAAAGCGCTAATCGAAGAAGAGTTGATTGTTGTCGCCCCTTCGTCCCTTGGGAACCGCGACGCCCACGACCTACTGAGAAACGAGCCGTTCATCCGTTATGACCGCAGCGTCCTAGGGGGACAACTCGCCGACCGGTACCTGCGTGATCATGGCATACGCCCAAATCAACGTCTGGAGATTGACGGGCTGCTCGCCATTGCCGCGCTCGTCGAGCAGGAACTTGGCGTGGGCCTGGTTCCTGATTGGTCGCCGCTTTGGAGTCGGAACATGGCGATCGCAAGAGTGCCCCTGCCTGATCGGCCGCCGGTCAGAAAAGTGGGGATCGTCTGGAGTGAGTATGGCGCGCGTGCGGTCATGGCACGGGAGCTAATGATTGAGGCGAAAGCAGTGTTCGCGCAGTAG
- a CDS encoding Bug family tripartite tricarboxylate transporter substrate binding protein, with translation MAHTHFPARRLLLAAIASAAILPLTALAAYPDKPIRMVVPYPPGGATDVIGRILAARLSTALGQQVVVENKGGAGGNLGADAVAKAKPDGYTILMGAITSHATMATLEKGRLSYDLLKDLKPAMVVGYVPLVFVVNPSVPVKDFAQLVSYAKANPGKLSYASSGVGAPQRMAAELFKKQANVDILHVPYKGSGPAMTDLIAGQVMMMAETVPAVQQFIKDGKLRALAVTTPQRLSILPDVPTVQESGWKGFEVVSNFGVLVPVATPAEVVARLNSELANIVQSADVKAQMLQQGVYAATPQSPAQASARLNQEVSRWGKVIADAGIKSDN, from the coding sequence ATGGCTCATACCCACTTCCCCGCGCGTCGCCTGCTGCTGGCCGCCATTGCAAGCGCAGCGATCCTTCCCCTGACTGCATTGGCAGCGTACCCGGATAAGCCAATCCGGATGGTCGTGCCTTATCCTCCAGGCGGCGCAACGGACGTTATCGGACGCATTCTTGCAGCACGCCTTTCGACGGCGCTGGGCCAACAAGTCGTGGTGGAGAACAAGGGCGGTGCGGGCGGAAACCTCGGCGCAGACGCCGTCGCGAAAGCGAAGCCGGACGGTTACACGATACTGATGGGTGCGATCACCTCTCATGCAACCATGGCAACGCTCGAAAAAGGGCGCCTCTCATACGATCTGCTAAAGGACCTGAAGCCCGCTATGGTGGTCGGATACGTACCGCTTGTGTTTGTGGTCAATCCTTCCGTGCCTGTCAAGGACTTTGCCCAACTGGTCTCATATGCCAAGGCAAATCCGGGCAAGCTTAGCTATGCCTCCTCGGGCGTAGGCGCACCGCAACGAATGGCGGCCGAGTTGTTTAAGAAGCAGGCAAACGTCGACATTCTCCACGTACCTTACAAGGGAAGTGGTCCTGCAATGACCGACCTCATCGCCGGGCAGGTCATGATGATGGCCGAGACCGTCCCTGCCGTTCAGCAGTTCATCAAGGACGGTAAGCTACGCGCATTGGCAGTTACAACGCCACAGCGACTGTCCATATTGCCCGATGTGCCGACGGTGCAGGAGTCGGGATGGAAGGGTTTTGAGGTGGTGTCCAACTTTGGTGTACTCGTGCCGGTCGCCACGCCAGCGGAAGTCGTCGCCCGTCTCAATAGCGAGTTGGCCAACATCGTGCAGAGCGCGGACGTGAAGGCGCAGATGCTGCAGCAGGGCGTCTATGCGGCAACGCCGCAGTCGCCGGCACAAGCCTCGGCCCGGCTAAACCAGGAGGTCTCCCGTTGGGGGAAGGTCATCGCCGATGCCGGCATCAAGTCGGACAACTGA
- a CDS encoding type II toxin-antitoxin system Phd/YefM family antitoxin, with protein MHITTLSSRELNQDVTRAKKATKDGPVFITDRGRPSHVLLSIEEYQRLTGSQQKIADLLAMPEAEDIDLDIPHHAELARPADLD; from the coding sequence GTGCACATCACAACTCTATCCAGTCGAGAGCTGAACCAGGATGTAACTCGCGCCAAGAAGGCCACGAAGGACGGCCCCGTTTTCATTACTGATCGCGGCCGACCTTCTCACGTCCTGTTGAGCATCGAGGAATATCAGCGACTCACTGGTAGTCAGCAAAAGATTGCTGACCTGCTGGCCATGCCGGAAGCCGAGGATATTGATCTCGATATCCCCCATCATGCTGAACTTGCTCGACCGGCGGACCTCGACTGA
- a CDS encoding IS630 family transposase produces MSRGRQATPVKLAKKERQELLALIERKTAPQQDVMRARIALWAHEGHANTAIARELSVSVQTVCLWRKRIAQQGAHGIREGERSGRPPRITHEARLQLIALACETQEPEGRVTPTLDEIVERAVDRGVVEQISRSQVQRILQAGDVRPHRVQQWLHSPDPAFREKVNGICKLYRKAPRNAVVLSIDEKTGIQAIERKHPGRAPAPGRLRRREFEYIRHGTQALIAALDVHTGQVLAECRDRRTQEDLVAFMERVACAYPGKQVHVVWDNLNTHCAQAVWQAFNARHDGRFHFHFTPLHASWVNQIELWFARYARRVLRHASHTSTAHLRERTEQFVRAHNQVARPFKWSFRGYPLQTGAS; encoded by the coding sequence ATGAGCCGAGGCCGCCAAGCTACGCCAGTGAAGCTGGCGAAGAAAGAAAGACAGGAATTGCTAGCGCTGATCGAGCGCAAGACGGCGCCGCAGCAGGATGTGATGCGGGCGCGAATCGCGCTGTGGGCCCACGAGGGCCACGCCAATACAGCCATTGCGCGGGAACTGAGTGTCTCGGTGCAAACGGTCTGCCTGTGGCGCAAGCGCATTGCCCAGCAAGGTGCCCATGGCATCCGCGAGGGCGAGCGCAGTGGCCGTCCGCCGCGCATCACGCACGAGGCGCGACTGCAGTTGATCGCGCTGGCGTGTGAAACGCAAGAGCCTGAGGGACGAGTCACGCCCACGCTCGACGAGATTGTGGAGCGCGCGGTGGACCGTGGTGTTGTCGAGCAGATCAGTCGCAGCCAGGTGCAGCGCATTTTGCAGGCCGGCGACGTGCGTCCGCACCGGGTCCAGCAATGGTTACATAGCCCAGACCCGGCCTTTCGCGAGAAGGTCAACGGGATTTGCAAGCTGTACCGCAAAGCACCTCGAAACGCGGTGGTACTCAGTATCGACGAGAAGACCGGCATTCAAGCCATCGAGCGTAAGCACCCAGGACGCGCACCCGCACCGGGGCGGCTGCGTCGGCGTGAATTTGAGTATATTCGTCACGGCACCCAGGCGTTGATTGCCGCGCTGGACGTGCATACCGGACAGGTGCTGGCAGAATGCCGCGATCGGCGCACCCAGGAGGATCTGGTCGCCTTCATGGAGCGCGTGGCATGCGCGTACCCGGGCAAACAGGTGCACGTCGTGTGGGATAACCTCAACACCCATTGCGCCCAGGCCGTCTGGCAGGCGTTCAACGCGCGGCACGATGGGCGGTTTCACTTTCACTTCACGCCATTGCACGCGAGTTGGGTCAATCAGATCGAACTCTGGTTTGCCCGCTACGCGCGTCGAGTGCTGCGCCACGCGAGCCACACCAGCACCGCGCACCTGCGCGAGCGCACCGAGCAGTTTGTCCGCGCGCACAATCAGGTGGCCCGCCCGTTCAAATGGAGTTTCCGGGGCTATCCGCTACAAACCGGCGCATCGTAA
- a CDS encoding LysR family transcriptional regulator: MREISLDRLRTLVAIADHGSFAEAARALHLAPPTVSLHIAELEHRIGAPLLSRKRGQVRPSAIGEVLVERGRRLLADAEQALDDIQRQVEGLEGRARLGASTGVIAHLLPQALEVLRQQHPAIDIQIAVLTSQETLSRLVDGTLDIGLVALPQPPVAGLVITPWRRDPVMAFVPAHWQCPARVTPEWLAAQPLILNDATTRLSRQTAEWFAAAGHHPAPRIQLNYNDAIKSLVAAGYGAALLPHEATTPFPDKRIVMRPLRPALWRRLGIAHRAGYVERSTQHVLDVLWDLRLV, from the coding sequence ATGCGAGAGATCAGCCTGGACCGCCTGCGCACGCTGGTCGCCATTGCCGACCATGGCTCATTCGCCGAGGCGGCGCGTGCATTGCACCTTGCGCCGCCCACGGTCAGCCTCCACATCGCTGAACTGGAACACCGCATCGGAGCACCGCTCCTGTCGCGAAAGCGCGGACAGGTAAGGCCGTCGGCGATCGGAGAGGTGCTGGTGGAGCGCGGGCGTCGGCTGCTGGCCGATGCGGAGCAGGCGCTGGACGATATTCAACGACAAGTGGAGGGGCTCGAAGGGCGCGCCCGGCTCGGTGCTTCGACTGGTGTGATCGCGCACCTGCTGCCACAGGCGCTAGAGGTGCTGCGCCAGCAGCATCCCGCGATCGACATTCAAATTGCGGTCCTCACTTCGCAGGAAACACTGTCCCGACTGGTGGACGGCACGCTGGATATCGGACTGGTTGCACTGCCTCAGCCGCCGGTGGCCGGACTGGTGATAACGCCCTGGCGCCGCGACCCCGTGATGGCCTTCGTGCCGGCGCACTGGCAGTGCCCGGCCCGCGTCACGCCGGAATGGCTCGCCGCCCAGCCGCTGATTCTCAACGACGCGACCACGCGCCTCTCGCGTCAGACTGCGGAGTGGTTCGCGGCCGCGGGACACCATCCCGCACCACGCATTCAGCTCAACTACAACGACGCGATCAAGAGTCTGGTTGCGGCGGGTTACGGCGCGGCGCTTTTACCCCACGAGGCCACCACGCCATTTCCGGACAAGCGCATCGTCATGCGTCCGCTGCGCCCGGCGTTATGGCGTCGGCTCGGCATCGCTCATCGTGCGGGGTACGTTGAACGCTCCACCCAACACGTACTTGATGTGCTGTGGGATCTGCGCTTGGTGTAG
- a CDS encoding type II toxin-antitoxin system VapC family toxin — MFILDTNVVSELRKARHGKADFHVVQWADSVAAADLFVSAITIHELEIGVLLAERRDPPKGAVLRAWLDSHVLPAFAGRILPIDTAVAQRSARLHVPDPQPLRDGLIAATALVHGMTVATRNVSDFVASRVALLNPWTWEP, encoded by the coding sequence ATGTTCATCCTAGACACTAACGTCGTCTCCGAACTGCGCAAGGCTCGACATGGAAAAGCTGATTTCCACGTCGTTCAATGGGCCGACAGCGTCGCCGCTGCCGATTTGTTCGTGTCGGCTATCACGATCCACGAACTGGAAATAGGCGTTCTGCTGGCCGAGCGTCGTGATCCGCCGAAGGGAGCGGTTCTACGAGCCTGGCTCGATAGCCACGTCCTGCCAGCGTTTGCGGGACGCATCTTGCCAATTGATACGGCAGTTGCGCAGAGGAGTGCGAGGTTGCATGTCCCGGACCCGCAGCCGCTGCGGGATGGCCTGATTGCTGCCACCGCGCTGGTGCACGGAATGACAGTCGCAACACGAAACGTTTCAGATTTCGTCGCTTCACGGGTCGCGCTGCTCAATCCCTGGACGTGGGAACCATAG
- the argC gene encoding N-acetyl-gamma-glutamyl-phosphate reductase, with protein MSSPLVFIDGDQGTTGLQIHERLRGRADLSLVTLAASERKDPRRRAEAINACDIAILCLPDAAAREVVNAIVNPAVRVIDASSAHRTHPDWTYGFPEIAPGQAARIANARRVTNPGCYPTGAIGLLRPLVQAGLVPPSYPVSIHAVSGYSGRGHAGVEEFEGPDAGSAPAFQVYGLELAHKHPPEIQQHAGLAQRPIFVPAYGAFRQGIVLTVPVALRLLAPDVDGATLHACLARHYAGAAHVHVLPLHESCALKHLDPQVLNGTNDMHLSVFPNMEHGHVLLSAVFDNLGKGASGAAVQNLNLMLAQQ; from the coding sequence ATGAGCTCTCCCCTGGTTTTTATCGACGGCGACCAAGGCACCACCGGGTTGCAAATCCACGAACGGCTGCGCGGCCGGGCCGACCTCAGCCTGGTCACGCTTGCCGCGTCGGAACGCAAGGATCCGCGGCGTCGTGCGGAAGCCATCAATGCCTGCGACATCGCCATCCTCTGCTTGCCCGATGCCGCCGCACGCGAGGTGGTGAACGCCATCGTCAATCCCGCCGTCAGAGTGATCGACGCAAGTTCCGCCCACCGCACGCATCCGGACTGGACATACGGCTTTCCGGAAATTGCACCGGGACAGGCCGCGCGCATTGCGAACGCGCGACGCGTCACCAATCCTGGCTGCTATCCGACCGGTGCGATTGGCCTGCTGCGTCCCCTGGTGCAGGCCGGGCTTGTGCCACCCAGCTACCCGGTCAGCATTCATGCGGTGTCCGGCTACTCCGGACGCGGGCATGCCGGCGTGGAGGAGTTTGAGGGGCCGGATGCCGGCAGCGCACCCGCATTCCAAGTGTATGGCCTGGAACTCGCCCACAAGCACCCCCCGGAGATCCAGCAGCACGCCGGGCTCGCGCAGCGTCCCATCTTCGTTCCCGCGTATGGTGCGTTCCGCCAGGGCATCGTGCTGACTGTGCCCGTCGCGTTGAGGCTGCTGGCCCCCGACGTGGATGGCGCCACGCTCCACGCATGCCTCGCCCGCCACTATGCCGGGGCGGCCCATGTACATGTCCTGCCGTTGCACGAGTCGTGCGCTTTAAAGCACCTGGATCCGCAAGTGCTGAACGGTACGAACGACATGCACTTAAGCGTATTTCCTAACATGGAACACGGGCACGTTCTGCTGTCCGCGGTTTTCGACAACCTTGGCAAAGGCGCATCCGGCGCCGCGGTTCAGAACCTGAACCTGATGCTCGCGCAGCAATAG
- a CDS encoding 4-hydroxyphenylacetate 3-hydroxylase N-terminal domain-containing protein: MFDDLRSAYNQVYVPFSGAEYLRSLDDSREIWIYGERVRNVAEHPAFRNMARMVARLYQALHDPAHHAVLCVPTEWGGYTHRFFRAPLDVAEQVAQRNAIACWQQRAWGWMGRSPDYKGAFLATLGANADFYKGYEVNARRWYRKAQERTWFMGHAVVNPPVDRDLPPSCTSEVYVRVVGEDDAGIYVSGAKVVATGAALTHYIYVAHVDTMPARGPKFIVATNTPGVKLLCRVSNEYRAAVLGSPFDYPLSSRLDENDAILVMDNVFVPWENVFMHGEVAQEDCTQCGSGYLERASLHGCTRVAVKLDFIVGLLARALEITGTRGFHGVQVQLGEVIAWRNAFWGLSDAMAKSDVPWQGHVRPDSHFAGAYRVLSQEALPRIRNIIEQVVASGLIYINSHAYDFQVPEIRACLDKYLRGSGGAPAQERVKVMKMLWDAIGTEFGARHELYEINYIGSNDASRLTNLSAAQDSGNLERMKAFARSAMDEYDLSGWTVPDLVNPNDVSILPPGPLAK; this comes from the coding sequence ATGTTCGACGATCTTCGCAGCGCCTATAACCAGGTCTATGTTCCCTTCTCCGGCGCGGAGTATCTGCGTAGCCTCGATGATTCGAGAGAGATCTGGATCTATGGCGAACGTGTGCGCAATGTCGCAGAGCATCCTGCATTTCGCAATATGGCGCGAATGGTCGCACGCCTGTATCAGGCCCTACACGATCCGGCGCACCATGCAGTGCTCTGCGTTCCAACCGAGTGGGGCGGGTACACTCATCGCTTCTTCCGCGCGCCGCTCGACGTGGCCGAACAAGTCGCACAACGGAATGCGATCGCCTGCTGGCAGCAGCGCGCCTGGGGCTGGATGGGACGGTCGCCGGACTATAAGGGCGCTTTCCTTGCCACGCTAGGCGCTAACGCAGACTTCTACAAAGGCTATGAAGTCAACGCACGGCGGTGGTACCGCAAGGCTCAAGAGAGAACCTGGTTTATGGGCCATGCCGTTGTCAATCCGCCGGTGGACCGCGATCTGCCGCCATCGTGCACATCCGAGGTGTACGTACGCGTAGTCGGTGAGGACGATGCCGGCATCTATGTCAGCGGCGCCAAGGTGGTAGCGACCGGCGCGGCGCTGACCCACTATATTTACGTGGCGCATGTCGACACCATGCCGGCGCGTGGGCCAAAGTTCATAGTGGCCACCAACACGCCGGGCGTAAAGCTGCTGTGCCGGGTCTCGAATGAATACCGCGCGGCGGTACTCGGCAGCCCGTTTGACTATCCGTTGTCATCGCGACTGGACGAGAACGACGCCATCCTGGTGATGGACAATGTCTTCGTGCCTTGGGAAAACGTATTCATGCACGGCGAGGTCGCGCAGGAAGACTGTACACAATGCGGCTCCGGATACCTCGAACGCGCGTCGCTTCATGGCTGCACGCGCGTGGCGGTCAAGTTGGATTTTATTGTCGGACTGCTGGCGCGCGCGCTGGAGATCACGGGTACCAGAGGCTTCCATGGCGTTCAGGTTCAGTTGGGCGAGGTGATCGCGTGGCGCAATGCCTTCTGGGGCTTGTCGGATGCGATGGCCAAGAGCGATGTCCCATGGCAAGGCCATGTCCGCCCCGATTCGCACTTTGCCGGCGCATATCGCGTGCTAAGCCAGGAGGCACTGCCGCGCATTCGCAATATCATTGAACAGGTGGTGGCCAGCGGTCTCATCTACATCAATTCGCACGCCTACGATTTCCAGGTGCCCGAAATTCGCGCCTGCCTCGACAAGTACCTTCGCGGCTCTGGCGGCGCCCCGGCACAGGAGCGCGTAAAGGTGATGAAGATGCTTTGGGATGCCATCGGCACCGAGTTCGGCGCGCGCCACGAGTTGTACGAAATCAACTACATTGGCAGCAATGACGCAAGCCGACTGACCAACTTGTCGGCGGCGCAGGACAGCGGCAACCTTGAGCGCATGAAGGCGTTTGCGCGCTCAGCGATGGACGAGTATGACCTGAGCGGCTGGACCGTGCCGGACTTGGTCAATCCCAACGACGTCAGCATCCTCCCGCCTGGCCCGCTTGCCAAATAG
- a CDS encoding IlvD/Edd family dehydratase, producing MTDRETTADAENPEKGLKKGVTNYGDKEFSLFLRKAFIKGAGYSDDALDRPIIGIVNTANDYNPCHGNAAQLIEAAKRGILLEGALPMVFPTISLHESFVNPTAMYLRNLMSIDTEETVRAQPMDAVILIGGCDKTVPAQLMGAASADVPAIQLVTGPMLTGSYEGERVGACTDCRRYWGKYRAGEINAQQIADVNTRLVSSIGTCSVMGTASTMACVVEALGMMTPGGATPPAVTADRVRIAEQTGRYAVQLAKHGLRPSQIMTGKAFENALRVLLAIGGSTNAIIHLTAIAGRLGIEIDLDQLDAMGRETPVLVDLKPSGQNYMEDFHKAGGMVTLLRELRPFLHLDTLTVTGRTLGEEIDAAPKSFPQEIVRSVQKPIYASGGLAVLRGNLAPQGAIIKQAAATQELLEFEGRAVVFESLEDMAERIDSPDLDVNADDVLVLKNIGPRSGTGMPEAGYLPIPKKLARAGVKDMVRISDGRMSGTAFGTIVLHVNPEASVGGPLAYVHNGDRIRLSASKREISLLVSDEELERRKRAKPITPPTVERGFQRLFYDSVTQADAGVDFEFLRPKVMTDKVPKAR from the coding sequence ATGACTGATCGAGAGACAACCGCCGACGCCGAAAACCCCGAGAAGGGACTGAAGAAAGGGGTAACCAACTACGGCGACAAGGAGTTCTCCCTGTTCCTGCGTAAGGCTTTCATCAAAGGGGCCGGCTATTCCGACGACGCGCTGGATAGGCCGATCATCGGCATCGTCAACACGGCGAACGACTACAACCCCTGCCACGGCAATGCGGCGCAGCTAATTGAGGCGGCCAAGCGAGGCATCCTGCTGGAGGGGGCGCTGCCGATGGTGTTTCCGACCATTTCTCTGCATGAGAGCTTCGTCAATCCGACGGCGATGTATCTGCGCAACCTGATGTCGATCGACACGGAGGAGACAGTGCGCGCGCAGCCAATGGATGCCGTCATCCTCATCGGCGGTTGCGACAAGACCGTCCCGGCCCAATTGATGGGCGCGGCGTCCGCCGACGTGCCCGCAATCCAGTTGGTGACCGGCCCCATGCTGACCGGCTCATACGAAGGCGAGCGAGTTGGTGCTTGTACGGACTGCCGTCGCTATTGGGGTAAGTACCGCGCCGGAGAAATCAACGCCCAGCAGATCGCCGACGTTAACACGCGGCTCGTCTCGAGCATCGGCACGTGCTCGGTGATGGGTACGGCCAGCACCATGGCGTGCGTGGTGGAAGCGCTCGGCATGATGACGCCGGGCGGCGCGACTCCGCCCGCGGTGACAGCCGATCGCGTCCGCATCGCGGAGCAGACTGGTCGCTACGCCGTGCAACTGGCAAAACACGGCTTGCGGCCCAGCCAGATCATGACCGGCAAGGCCTTCGAGAACGCGCTTCGCGTGCTGTTGGCGATCGGCGGCTCAACCAATGCGATCATTCACCTGACTGCCATCGCAGGTCGTCTGGGTATCGAAATCGATCTTGACCAGCTTGACGCAATGGGGCGCGAGACGCCAGTACTCGTCGATCTCAAGCCGTCCGGCCAGAACTACATGGAGGACTTCCACAAGGCCGGCGGCATGGTGACCTTGCTGCGAGAACTCCGTCCTTTCCTTCATCTGGATACGCTGACCGTCACCGGCCGCACACTCGGCGAGGAAATCGATGCGGCGCCCAAGTCCTTTCCCCAGGAGATCGTGCGCTCCGTCCAAAAGCCGATCTATGCGAGTGGTGGCCTGGCTGTCCTGCGCGGCAACCTTGCCCCACAAGGAGCCATTATCAAGCAAGCCGCTGCCACGCAGGAACTGCTGGAGTTCGAAGGGCGCGCCGTGGTGTTCGAAAGCCTGGAAGATATGGCGGAGCGCATCGACAGCCCGGACCTCGACGTGAATGCCGACGATGTGCTTGTGCTGAAGAACATTGGCCCCCGCAGCGGTACCGGCATGCCGGAAGCGGGTTACCTCCCGATCCCCAAGAAACTGGCGCGGGCTGGCGTCAAGGACATGGTCCGCATCTCGGATGGTCGGATGAGCGGCACGGCCTTCGGAACCATTGTGCTGCACGTCAACCCGGAGGCATCCGTCGGTGGACCACTGGCCTATGTGCACAACGGCGACCGAATCCGCCTGAGCGCGAGCAAGAGGGAGATCTCCTTGTTGGTTTCCGACGAGGAACTGGAACGCAGGAAGCGAGCGAAGCCGATCACGCCACCGACGGTCGAACGAGGCTTCCAGCGGCTGTTCTATGACTCGGTCACCCAAGCGGACGCCGGCGTCGATTTTGAGTTCCTGCGACCGAAAGTCATGACCGACAAGGTACCCAAGGCGCGGTAG